In the Mya arenaria isolate MELC-2E11 chromosome 11, ASM2691426v1 genome, one interval contains:
- the LOC128208750 gene encoding uncharacterized protein LOC128208750, translated as MYLSNIKLLAKMSYKRSTMWILFSALFWYLAIPTTDGAPHESIRRLCGLQQYNPNNQLCCSGQLYGRHSEGVEQKCCGGKTYSDHSAICCQSNAVERSSLHRYINPECCGGNIYSNTNASEDLTQPNACCGNPAIGLSYNSKAYYCCGGMLTRRTPESIMGCCCGRPFEQQLGASYGRECVNCSIQEHRLQQCGDKSYNPASHVCCGNKDLKAVPMDEFSSLEAAPVWTCVEGQVINRNLHSPDRTGLNIIPTGTDTCGQVIYVKHESIICCKGKQRKVASDNVECCQATGELYDTTIQSCCAGQVIQLGLFGCCNNEIYNDTYHDCCHGLKIFNNDKQVCCLNRNRPSVRAKQAPNHTGCCGSETYSADEHDCVNENLQPITTTTTTTPQSTDVEENGTQKQRTCPFCSERKGNNSKTRFCIKRREYSIVLTDLGTSPKNMTRLKGVVLSPKRHRGDRVEVRTPYKCHCFEKEALYLIDTNKRMRPMRHQRRTLRLTSKDKMVPETQKSPCLIYNDLEAIFNGKS; from the exons ATGTATCTTTCAAACATTAAACTTCTTGCTAAAATGTCTTATAAACGGTCAACTATGTGGATTTTGTTCAGTGCACTGTTCTGGTATTTGGCGATCCCTACAACGGATGGAGCGCCTCATg AAAGTATTCGGCGGCTCTGTGGTTTACAACAGTACAACCCGAATAACCAACTTTGCTGCTCAGGTCAGCTGTATGGCCGTCACAGTGAAGGAGTTGAGCAGAAATGCTGCGGAG GTAAGACGTATTCGGACCACTCGGCCATTTGTTGCCAGAGCAACGCAGTCGAAAGATCCAGCCTGCACCGGTACATTAACCCAGAGTGCTGCGGTGGGAATATATACAGCAACACAAACGCATCCGAAG ATTTGACACAACCGAATGCATGTTGCGGAAACCCAGCCATCGGTTTGTCGTACAACAGTAAAGCATACTACTGCTGTGGTGGTATGTTGACACGTCGGACTCCGGAAAGCATTATGGGCTGTTGTTGCGGAAGGCCCTTCGAGCAGCAGCTGGGAGCGTCGTACGGGCGGGAATGCGTTAATTGTTCAATACAGGAGCACAGGCTACAGCAATGCGGCGACAAGTCCTACAACCCCGCCAGTCACGTGTGTTGCGGTAACAAAG ATTTGAAGGCGGTCCCAATGGATGAGTTCTCGTCTCTGGAAGCTGCCCCCGTGTGGACATGTGTGGAAGGACAGGTGATCAACCGTAACCTCCACTCCCCGGACCGCACAGGGCTAAACATCATACCTACTGGCACGGACACTTGCGGTCAAG tTATTTACGTCAAACACGAAAGTATTATCTGCTGCAAAGGGAAACAACGAAAAGTTGCATCCGATAACGTGGAGTGTTGCCAGGCAACGGGAGAACTGTACGACACAACTATACAAAGCTGCTGTGCTGGTCAAGTGATTCAGTTAGGTTTATTTGGCTGCTGCAACAACG AAATATATAACGACACGTATCACGATTGCTGCCATGGATTGAAGATATTCAACAACGACAAACAAGTGTGTTGTCTTAATCGTAATCGCCCGTCTGTTAGAGCCAAACAGGCCCCAAATCATACAGGCTGCTGCGGCTCAGAAACATACAGCGCGGATGAACAT GATTGCGTCAATGAAAATCTGCAGCCgatcacaacaacaacaacaacaacaccacaatCGACGGATGTTGAAGAGAACGGCACACAGAAACAGAGGACATGTCCATTTTGCTCCGAGAGAAAAGGAAACAACTCGAAAACAAGATTTTGCATAAAACGACGAG AATACTCAATAGTTCTCACGGACCTGGGAACATCTCCGAAGAACATGACAAGACTGAAAGGAGTGGTCCTCTCTCCCAAGCGTCACAGAGGAGATAGGGTCGAGGTCCGTACCCCATATAAATGCCACTGTTTTGAAAAGGAAGCCCTGTACCTCATAGACACTAACAAACGAATGAGGCCAATGCGCCACCAAAGACGCACGCTTCGGTTGACGTCTAAGGACAAAATGGTACCAGAGACCCAAAAGTCGCCATGTTTGATCTATAATGACTTGGAAGCAATTTTCAACGGAAAATCATGA